One Peribacillus simplex NBRC 15720 = DSM 1321 genomic region harbors:
- a CDS encoding glycosyl hydrolase family 28-related protein, with protein MKRRNLLRNFIIFIFAFIFGYTIKKEGQNMVLQRINSTNFEGENGKSIIKEIRFLAKQAEAIETELGDRGVNVKQFGAIGDGITNDTKAIKKALASLRKGQLIIFPTGGKYLFNETLIFDGINVMAVGCEFIYNGNVSPAIQIGNKTEYNNRVKVEGLFVRKFTRDWANNIIGILFINNMESSFYDIGAENFYRGIVFKGNGKGTSYNRLFPSRVYNNRYSLVFTSDDRGWANENTVIGGRFSWSSIPFKDGEYAHLVIEKASDGYVQNNIKFYGCSLEDGGFANGFAIICAGNYNSFHDCRFEGAEKIKFLQYSKLNIVSSGYGLDVSKVEEELGANSNTIISGSGSQIRGGTAKNPTLTISNDTGNTSKVFSVINPMGTETVNINNSGDITSRGVAYYEKGFRFFTSDGTCNDRGIFQGAGSPEGVVTARTGSIYLNRSGGAGTTMYVKEKGTTNTGWVAK; from the coding sequence TTGAAACGAAGAAACTTATTAAGAAATTTTATAATTTTTATTTTTGCTTTTATTTTTGGTTATACGATAAAAAAAGAAGGGCAAAATATGGTATTACAAAGAATCAATTCGACTAATTTTGAGGGTGAAAACGGTAAATCCATTATTAAAGAAATAAGGTTTTTAGCGAAACAGGCTGAGGCAATAGAGACAGAATTAGGAGACAGGGGTGTTAATGTTAAACAGTTTGGTGCTATAGGTGACGGTATTACAAATGATACTAAGGCCATTAAAAAGGCTCTGGCTTCTTTAAGAAAAGGGCAATTAATAATATTTCCTACCGGTGGTAAATATTTATTTAATGAAACTCTTATATTTGATGGTATAAACGTAATGGCGGTTGGTTGTGAGTTTATCTATAATGGTAATGTATCTCCAGCTATTCAAATAGGAAACAAAACTGAATATAATAATCGAGTTAAAGTTGAGGGTCTATTTGTAAGAAAATTCACCAGAGACTGGGCAAATAATATAATAGGAATACTTTTTATTAACAATATGGAAAGTAGTTTTTATGATATAGGAGCTGAAAACTTTTATAGAGGTATTGTCTTTAAAGGTAACGGCAAAGGAACTTCTTATAATAGACTTTTTCCTTCGAGGGTATATAACAATAGATATTCCCTCGTCTTTACTTCTGATGATAGGGGATGGGCAAATGAAAATACTGTTATTGGAGGTCGTTTTAGTTGGTCTTCTATACCTTTCAAAGACGGTGAATATGCTCATTTAGTTATTGAAAAAGCATCTGACGGATATGTTCAAAATAATATAAAATTTTATGGTTGTTCACTAGAAGATGGTGGGTTTGCGAATGGATTTGCCATAATTTGCGCTGGTAACTACAACTCCTTTCATGATTGCCGATTTGAAGGTGCCGAAAAAATTAAGTTTCTTCAATACTCTAAATTGAATATTGTATCCTCTGGCTATGGTTTAGATGTTTCTAAAGTAGAAGAAGAATTAGGGGCTAATAGTAACACTATAATATCAGGTAGTGGTTCTCAGATTAGAGGTGGAACTGCTAAAAACCCAACACTAACGATAAGTAATGACACAGGAAATACTAGTAAAGTATTTTCGGTAATTAACCCTATGGGTACTGAAACAGTTAATATTAATAATTCCGGTGATATAACTTCTAGAGGCGTAGCCTACTATGAAAAAGGCTTTCGTTTTTTCACTTCAGATGGTACCTGCAATGATAGAGGAATTTTCCAAGGTGCTGGAAGTCCAGAAGGCGTCGTGACTGCTAGAACAGGTTCTATTTACTTAAATAGAAGCGGAGGAGCCGGAACCACAATGTATGTGAAAGAAAAAGGAACCACCAACACTGGTTGGGTCGCTAAGTAA
- a CDS encoding serine O-acetyltransferase, giving the protein MDRVYKNYVLMKKLYLKRIPVLPNLIRKYIRTVYGCDIFYTSEIGMGTRFPHNGTGVVIHSDAKIGENTIIYQNVTIGGLKGQGPPTIGNNVLIGAGACLLGEIKIGDNVQIGANAVVVKDIPSNATAIGVPARIIER; this is encoded by the coding sequence ATGGATAGGGTATATAAAAATTATGTTTTGATGAAAAAATTATATCTAAAAAGAATTCCTGTATTACCAAATCTCATCCGTAAATACATAAGAACTGTATACGGATGCGATATTTTTTATACAAGTGAAATAGGCATGGGAACTCGCTTTCCACATAATGGAACAGGTGTGGTTATCCACTCTGATGCTAAAATCGGAGAAAATACAATTATCTATCAAAATGTCACTATAGGTGGTTTAAAAGGACAAGGTCCACCAACAATAGGGAATAATGTTTTAATAGGAGCAGGTGCATGTTTGTTAGGTGAAATTAAAATTGGAGATAATGTCCAAATTGGGGCTAATGCTGTTGTGGTAAAAGATATCCCATCTAATGCCACTGCAATTGGAGTACCCGCTAGAATTATAGAAAGATAA
- a CDS encoding nucleotide sugar dehydrogenase, with protein MNLYNEVKNRKEKISIIGLGYVGMPIAVAFARHAEVVGFDINKEKVQNYINGIDVTKEVGNELLQESKVHFTSNEEELRNCKFHIVAVPTPVSTDKTPDLTPVTGASITLGRNLVKGSIVVYESTVYPGVTEDICVPILEKESGLKCGVDFKVGYSPERINPGDKINRLETIVKVVSGMDEESLDVIAKTYELVIEAGVHRAESIKVAEASKVIENSQRDINIAFMNELSIVFNKMGIDTKSVLEAAGTKWNFLKFSPGLVGGHCIGVDPYYFVYKAEELGYHSQIILSGRRINDDMGKFVAENVVKKLIQADKKVNGAKVAIMGITFKENCPDSRNTKVIDIINELLEYGIEIKVVDPVADAEEVWNEYQIQLHKMEDIKGIDAVVFAVPHEEFTKIPLQDIKNMYRENNNNQYLQAINEVAATTEVVNKKNDNVLIDIKGIYNRTEVEKMGYLYWRL; from the coding sequence TTGAATTTGTATAATGAAGTTAAAAACAGGAAAGAAAAAATTTCCATTATAGGATTAGGGTATGTTGGTATGCCTATTGCTGTGGCATTTGCAAGACATGCAGAAGTAGTAGGTTTCGATATTAATAAAGAAAAGGTACAAAACTATATAAATGGAATTGATGTTACTAAAGAGGTAGGGAATGAGTTATTACAAGAATCAAAAGTACATTTTACATCAAATGAAGAGGAACTTAGGAATTGTAAATTTCATATTGTAGCAGTACCAACACCGGTATCAACTGATAAAACACCAGATTTAACACCTGTAACAGGAGCAAGTATAACTTTAGGGAGAAATCTTGTAAAGGGATCAATTGTTGTCTATGAATCGACAGTATATCCAGGAGTAACAGAAGATATTTGTGTACCTATCCTTGAAAAGGAATCCGGTTTAAAATGTGGAGTAGATTTTAAAGTGGGATATTCTCCAGAACGTATTAATCCTGGAGATAAGATAAATAGATTGGAAACAATTGTAAAAGTGGTTTCTGGAATGGATGAAGAATCATTAGATGTTATAGCTAAAACTTATGAATTGGTTATTGAAGCAGGTGTTCATAGGGCAGAAAGCATTAAAGTAGCGGAAGCATCAAAGGTAATTGAAAACTCACAAAGGGATATCAACATTGCATTTATGAATGAGCTTTCTATTGTTTTCAATAAAATGGGTATCGATACAAAGTCAGTGCTGGAGGCTGCGGGAACAAAATGGAACTTTCTGAAATTCAGTCCAGGTTTAGTTGGAGGACATTGTATAGGTGTAGATCCTTATTATTTCGTTTATAAGGCAGAAGAATTAGGTTATCATTCACAAATTATTCTTTCTGGCAGAAGAATCAATGACGACATGGGGAAATTTGTTGCAGAAAATGTGGTAAAGAAACTAATTCAAGCAGATAAAAAAGTAAATGGTGCAAAAGTCGCGATAATGGGAATAACTTTCAAAGAAAATTGTCCAGATTCTAGAAATACAAAAGTAATAGATATTATTAATGAACTACTAGAGTATGGTATCGAAATAAAAGTTGTAGATCCAGTAGCAGATGCAGAAGAGGTATGGAATGAGTATCAAATTCAACTGCATAAGATGGAAGATATTAAAGGTATAGATGCGGTAGTATTTGCTGTACCTCATGAAGAGTTTACAAAGATACCATTACAGGATATAAAAAATATGTATAGAGAAAATAATAACAATCAATATCTCCAAGCTATTAATGAAGTCGCTGCTACAACTGAGGTAGTTAATAAGAAAAATGATAATGTCTTAATAGATATCAAAGGTATTTATAATAGGACAGAAGTAGAAAAAATGGGTTATTTGTACTGGAGACTTTAA
- a CDS encoding glycosyltransferase — MYENEKKKILFVMDSMNVGGVEKSLISLLLNIDYCKYDVDLFIFKHNGLFLDMIPSQVNVLPINKDIKYLLLRKNAIFKDLFNSFRFFDKKVAFNIFSSVVKGLFTKNMEMQRQSLWTKCNYIIKNMEKEYDVAIGYHSITTSYMVIDKVNAKKKIGWIHNDYGTVQRNTEIDKSYFNLLDEIVTVSDLCGKGFVCAFPEFEEKINIIHNIVSPNLIHKMSIENKGFDDEFNGIRIISLARLESQKGLDLAIQACAILAKTYNIRWHIFGEGPDEYKLKKMVKQYGVEEVFIFSGITKNPYTYMRQANIYAQTSRHEGKPIAVDEAMILTKPILLTNFSTASDQIDNGINGIITEKSPEAIAEGLEKYINDRSLGEAFSQILKQKVHDNIDELEKVYDLINE; from the coding sequence ATGTATGAAAATGAAAAGAAAAAAATATTATTTGTTATGGATTCAATGAACGTTGGTGGTGTTGAAAAAAGTTTGATTTCATTGCTTTTGAACATTGATTATTGTAAATATGACGTGGATTTATTTATTTTTAAACATAATGGCCTCTTTTTAGATATGATACCTAGTCAAGTGAATGTATTACCAATTAATAAGGACATAAAATACCTTTTATTAAGAAAAAACGCGATATTTAAAGACTTATTTAATAGCTTTAGATTCTTTGATAAGAAAGTCGCTTTTAATATATTTTCTAGTGTTGTCAAAGGTTTGTTTACTAAAAATATGGAAATGCAAAGACAATCTTTATGGACTAAATGTAATTATATTATTAAAAATATGGAAAAAGAATATGATGTGGCCATTGGATACCATAGTATTACCACATCATATATGGTAATAGATAAAGTTAATGCAAAAAAGAAAATTGGCTGGATTCATAATGATTATGGAACCGTTCAGAGAAATACAGAAATAGATAAATCTTATTTCAATTTATTAGATGAAATAGTAACCGTTTCAGATCTTTGTGGAAAAGGTTTTGTTTGTGCTTTTCCGGAGTTTGAAGAAAAAATAAATATTATTCATAATATAGTTTCCCCTAACTTGATCCATAAAATGTCAATCGAAAATAAAGGTTTTGATGATGAATTTAATGGAATAAGAATAATTTCTTTAGCAAGATTAGAGTCACAAAAAGGCCTTGATTTGGCAATTCAGGCTTGTGCCATCTTAGCTAAAACATATAATATTCGATGGCATATTTTTGGAGAAGGTCCAGATGAATACAAATTAAAAAAAATGGTGAAACAATATGGAGTAGAAGAAGTATTTATTTTCTCTGGAATTACTAAAAATCCATATACATATATGCGTCAAGCAAACATATATGCTCAAACCTCAAGACATGAAGGAAAACCCATAGCGGTAGATGAGGCAATGATTTTGACAAAACCTATACTTCTTACAAATTTTTCAACTGCTAGTGATCAAATTGATAACGGAATAAATGGAATTATTACAGAAAAATCTCCTGAAGCAATTGCAGAAGGGTTGGAAAAGTATATAAACGATAGAAGTTTGGGGGAAGCTTTTTCACAAATTTTAAAGCAAAAAGTACATGATAATATTGATGAACTTGAAAAAGTATATGATTTAATAAATGAATAA
- a CDS encoding lipopolysaccharide biosynthesis protein gives MKKKKVGKILKNITVMAGSSAIAQIIIIAVSPIITRIYTPSAMGTYTYIISIASIIVQLSMLKYEIAVIQAKTEKEVNALIKICMGILSIVTILSLIILSVILTFNENIFQEIGFIIYLAVPIAIFTAISNLLLALNNRYQNYNIIARYNIVRSVSQSLGQVGFGLIKFNSWGLILSHLITCILTIIIQMKYSIRNIADIWTVKLKDIKVTLRAYIQYPLYSMPIGLIVILSTSAITFCVTELYGFEQAGQYSLSYRLLALPTVVLGQNIATVFFRSASLMYDEKGSFFELYKKFSIVIICSTIPIWIVLRFFSEDIFGIIFGEEWRTAGVYTSYLATMYVLKFYVVSLGHSFIILNKQYINLILNIGSIVCVFGAFLYCQINKLDIDMFFKLLGGSVSLVYLSSCIFMYIMISKNKRK, from the coding sequence ATGAAGAAGAAAAAGGTTGGTAAAATCCTGAAAAATATAACAGTAATGGCAGGATCTTCTGCTATTGCACAAATCATAATTATTGCTGTATCTCCTATAATTACTAGGATATACACACCTTCTGCAATGGGTACCTATACTTATATTATCTCTATTGCGTCTATTATAGTTCAATTATCTATGTTGAAATATGAAATTGCTGTGATTCAAGCCAAGACAGAAAAGGAAGTCAATGCACTTATAAAAATTTGTATGGGAATATTGTCTATAGTGACAATATTATCATTAATTATTTTATCAGTTATTTTGACTTTTAATGAAAACATATTTCAAGAAATTGGATTCATTATTTATTTAGCTGTTCCTATAGCAATTTTTACTGCAATCTCTAATTTGCTGCTTGCTTTGAATAACAGGTATCAAAACTATAATATCATTGCTAGATATAACATTGTTCGTTCAGTATCTCAGTCATTAGGGCAAGTTGGGTTCGGATTAATTAAATTCAATTCTTGGGGCTTGATCCTTAGTCATCTCATTACATGTATTCTAACTATTATTATACAGATGAAATATTCAATACGTAATATAGCAGATATATGGACTGTTAAACTGAAAGACATTAAAGTAACTTTAAGAGCTTATATTCAATATCCCCTTTATTCTATGCCAATAGGATTAATTGTAATTTTATCTACTTCTGCAATTACGTTTTGTGTTACTGAGCTATATGGATTTGAGCAGGCAGGTCAGTATTCATTGTCTTATAGATTATTAGCTCTTCCCACCGTTGTTTTAGGCCAAAATATTGCTACAGTTTTCTTTCGAAGTGCGTCTCTTATGTATGATGAAAAAGGGAGTTTTTTTGAATTATATAAAAAGTTTTCAATTGTGATTATTTGTTCTACTATTCCGATATGGATTGTTTTGAGATTTTTCTCGGAAGATATATTTGGGATTATATTTGGTGAAGAGTGGAGAACGGCAGGAGTGTATACCTCCTATCTTGCAACAATGTACGTCTTGAAATTTTATGTTGTTTCTTTAGGCCATAGCTTTATTATTTTAAATAAGCAATATATTAATTTGATTTTAAATATAGGATCTATCGTTTGTGTATTTGGTGCATTTTTATATTGCCAAATCAATAAATTAGATATCGATATGTTTTTTAAGTTGCTTGGTGGTTCAGTATCTCTTGTATATTTATCTAGTTGTATATTTATGTATATTATGATAAGTAAAAATAAAAGGAAGTAA
- a CDS encoding O-antigen ligase family protein, with protein MTFSKKNFYENWIYLIISVKLCGVPIMEEIGRFFGLSVLNILDLLLNVILVLCLFLFFVINKHLILRTFGGIAFLVFLIVYCYFLFPNYGFVFNEYIYKFVILGSLGYICGVVIKQPEKLLKNLYYVSICSMLLLAYQPFVGDFNQIGMMYGYKVLLSVSIVMLYTNLYHKSKFHYLVVAYFFVMCILFSSRGALIILISYLLVLLFTNNSMVKKVKNAYGLILVSLLFIAFSGFIINTLSSVAPNTSSSRTVIDKLEASMFFSDNGRNYIKEIYWNLIENNLYKGVGIGVDRLMTGQPFPHNIYIELLAHFGVILGNILIIIILIRLYKGYIQKDFVKRHLILLLIFSTFFKLFFSDTYLNLMYPLMFTFGLCAVNMKNKQEDSYRTT; from the coding sequence ATGACATTTAGTAAAAAAAATTTTTATGAAAATTGGATATATCTAATTATTTCAGTAAAGTTATGTGGTGTACCTATAATGGAAGAAATAGGTCGTTTTTTTGGTTTATCGGTATTAAATATATTGGATCTATTGCTTAATGTCATATTAGTACTTTGCTTATTTCTATTTTTTGTAATAAATAAGCATCTAATCTTAAGAACATTCGGCGGAATAGCATTTCTCGTGTTCCTTATAGTATATTGTTACTTTTTATTCCCTAATTATGGATTCGTTTTTAATGAATATATATATAAATTCGTAATTCTAGGTAGTCTTGGTTATATTTGCGGAGTTGTGATAAAACAACCTGAAAAGTTATTAAAAAACCTTTATTATGTTTCCATTTGCTCTATGCTTTTATTAGCTTATCAACCTTTTGTAGGTGATTTTAATCAAATTGGTATGATGTATGGTTATAAAGTACTGTTATCGGTATCAATAGTCATGCTATATACTAACCTCTATCATAAATCTAAATTTCATTACTTAGTAGTAGCATACTTTTTTGTAATGTGTATATTATTCTCATCAAGAGGAGCATTGATTATACTGATAAGTTATTTATTAGTATTATTATTTACAAATAACTCTATGGTAAAAAAAGTTAAGAATGCATATGGTTTAATATTAGTTTCCCTACTTTTTATCGCTTTTTCAGGATTTATTATAAATACTTTAAGCAGTGTAGCTCCAAATACCTCATCCTCACGTACTGTAATTGATAAATTGGAAGCTTCTATGTTTTTTTCAGATAATGGGAGAAATTATATAAAAGAAATCTATTGGAATTTGATTGAAAATAATTTATATAAGGGTGTGGGTATTGGAGTAGATAGATTGATGACAGGACAACCTTTTCCACACAATATTTATATTGAGTTATTAGCACATTTTGGTGTCATTTTAGGAAATATACTTATAATCATTATATTAATTAGATTATATAAAGGGTATATTCAGAAAGATTTTGTAAAGAGACACCTTATTTTACTATTGATATTTTCTACTTTTTTTAAATTGTTTTTTTCAGATACATATCTTAATTTAATGTATCCTCTAATGTTTACATTTGGATTGTGTGCTGTAAACATGAAGAATAAGCAAGAGGATAGTTATAGGACGACTTGA
- a CDS encoding glycosyltransferase family 4 protein, translating into MVMKKVLFTATVDSHILNFHIPFLKWFKNQGYEVHVASKGNSAIPFVDIKHNVPFNRSPYNKANIKAYREMKNLIKKYNYELIHCHTPMGSVLTRLAAINVSKKRTTVIYTAHGFHFFKGAPLINWLLYYPIEKWMSRSTDCLITINEEDYNLVEKNFKSSKIKLVNGVGINLDKFQPQTSEKKAFLRSEQKYNDSDFILFFAGELSFRKNQELLISVISILKEKIPNIKLLLAGEGDLSDKYKQMVNNLGLSDNIHLLGYRNDVKDLLLMSDIAVSSSRQEGLPVNIMEAMATGLPLIVTDCRGNRDLVKDFNNGFVIKLHDIEGFADKIYELYANGELRKRFSQNNLEIINNYSIELIERWEIFMNTI; encoded by the coding sequence ATTGTAATGAAAAAGGTTCTATTTACTGCAACTGTTGACAGTCATATATTAAACTTTCATATTCCCTTTCTTAAATGGTTTAAAAATCAAGGTTATGAGGTTCACGTAGCAAGTAAAGGTAATTCGGCTATCCCTTTTGTAGATATAAAGCACAACGTTCCATTCAACAGATCTCCATATAATAAAGCTAATATAAAGGCTTATAGAGAAATGAAAAATTTAATAAAAAAATATAATTATGAATTAATACATTGTCATACTCCAATGGGAAGTGTATTAACTAGATTAGCTGCTATAAATGTTAGTAAAAAAAGAACAACAGTTATTTATACAGCTCATGGCTTTCATTTTTTTAAAGGTGCACCTCTAATAAATTGGTTACTCTACTATCCGATTGAAAAATGGATGTCCAGATCTACCGACTGTTTAATTACAATTAACGAAGAAGATTATAACTTAGTTGAAAAAAATTTTAAATCTTCAAAAATTAAATTAGTTAATGGTGTTGGTATAAACTTAGATAAATTCCAACCACAAACTAGTGAAAAAAAGGCATTTCTCCGTAGCGAGCAAAAATATAACGATAGTGATTTTATCTTATTTTTTGCTGGAGAGCTTAGTTTTAGAAAAAATCAAGAACTCCTTATAAGTGTGATAAGCATCCTGAAAGAAAAAATCCCTAATATTAAGCTTTTACTCGCTGGTGAGGGGGATTTATCGGACAAATATAAACAAATGGTTAATAACTTAGGCTTAAGTGATAATATTCATTTATTAGGGTACCGAAATGATGTTAAAGACCTATTATTGATGTCAGATATAGCAGTTTCTTCTTCAAGGCAAGAGGGCTTACCTGTTAATATCATGGAAGCAATGGCTACAGGATTACCTCTAATCGTAACTGACTGTAGGGGGAATAGGGATTTAGTTAAAGATTTTAATAATGGATTTGTGATTAAGTTACATGATATTGAGGGTTTTGCGGACAAAATTTATGAGCTATATGCTAATGGAGAACTCAGAAAAAGATTTAGTCAAAATAACCTTGAAATTATTAATAATTATTCTATTGAACTAATAGAGAGATGGGAAATATTTATGAATACTATCTAA
- a CDS encoding glycosyltransferase family 2 protein: MEELPLVSIVMPVYNAEKYLPEVFESIKKQSYNKWELICCDDCSTDSSFKILKDYSRNDTRIKVLKNESNLRAAATRNKCISVAKGTFILLQDADDISLPNRIEILLSNFKKYKDIDFISSNVMYFDNDLKWKPSKKYIPIPVNEHAIKGLCYIHASTMFRKSCLEAVGGYRVSWETKRGQDYDMFMRMMSIGKKGMNISDILYEVREDQEAYSRRKYKYRIAEAVIRFKNYRKLKIPLWGYVYVLKPLIIGLVPGFFMKKYKELWGSI; encoded by the coding sequence ATGGAAGAATTACCACTAGTTAGTATAGTAATGCCAGTCTACAATGCTGAAAAATATTTACCTGAAGTATTTGAATCAATAAAAAAGCAATCCTATAATAAATGGGAGCTAATATGCTGTGATGATTGCTCAACCGACTCTAGCTTTAAAATTCTAAAAGATTATTCTCGGAATGATACTAGAATAAAAGTTTTAAAAAATGAAAGCAATTTAAGGGCAGCAGCTACAAGGAACAAATGTATCTCGGTGGCAAAAGGTACATTTATTCTGTTGCAAGATGCTGACGATATTTCGTTGCCTAATCGAATTGAAATTTTGCTTTCCAATTTTAAAAAATATAAAGATATTGATTTTATTAGCTCTAATGTAATGTATTTTGATAATGATTTAAAATGGAAACCTTCTAAAAAATATATTCCAATACCTGTTAATGAACATGCTATAAAAGGGTTATGCTATATTCACGCTTCAACAATGTTTCGCAAATCCTGTTTAGAAGCAGTTGGAGGATACAGGGTGTCCTGGGAGACTAAAAGAGGTCAGGATTACGATATGTTCATGAGAATGATGTCAATAGGAAAAAAGGGAATGAATATTTCAGATATTTTATACGAAGTTAGAGAAGACCAAGAAGCATATTCTAGGAGAAAATACAAATATCGTATAGCAGAAGCAGTAATTCGATTTAAAAACTATAGAAAATTGAAAATCCCTTTATGGGGATATGTGTATGTCTTAAAACCCTTGATAATTGGTCTAGTTCCTGGTTTTTTTATGAAAAAATATAAAGAATTATGGGGAAGTATATAA
- a CDS encoding glycosyltransferase encodes MILLLSSNKADSKMGVGVYKKNIGQVNAYKDLGYETIFGYMLSDKFVFEFSNDRKIEINLLQKGVFNKQKVIFKKVFEICKEYNVKLIHARWEYLNFYTYLSLASLRRTIKIYLEIPTFPIYPQRMKTLRDLFKAGDYSSLSKSTIRYIIDASSIPFVRFGVDRIINFNGYDRVWGIKAIPLSNGVSINSLKIKKINQSTEIRIVAVANIAVWHGYDRVLYGLHEYYKNSLKNNIDTKVFFDVIGEGREKETLQTLCKKLDIEDYVIFHGYKVGEELDAIFDNSNVAVNLLGMHRIGKVKNVSSLKEKEYCAKGIPFICSSTRSLGEVQKYIYEVPSDESPVDIEGVLNFLNNIGDMDQVIKTLRGYALNNFDWSIQNKKIIDDYSQS; translated from the coding sequence ATGATTTTGCTTTTGAGTTCTAATAAAGCAGATAGTAAAATGGGTGTTGGCGTTTATAAAAAAAATATAGGGCAAGTTAATGCTTATAAAGATTTAGGATATGAAACAATCTTTGGATACATGCTCAGTGATAAATTCGTATTTGAATTTTCTAATGATAGAAAAATTGAAATTAATTTATTACAAAAGGGTGTGTTTAATAAACAAAAAGTAATATTTAAAAAAGTATTTGAAATCTGCAAAGAATATAATGTAAAGTTGATTCATGCTAGATGGGAATATTTAAATTTTTATACCTATTTATCATTAGCCTCTTTAAGGCGTACTATAAAAATTTATTTAGAAATACCAACTTTTCCAATTTACCCACAACGCATGAAAACATTAAGAGATTTGTTCAAAGCTGGAGATTACTCTAGTCTAAGTAAATCTACCATAAGATATATAATCGATGCTTCATCTATACCTTTTGTGCGATTTGGTGTGGATAGGATTATTAATTTCAATGGATACGACAGAGTTTGGGGAATAAAAGCTATACCATTGTCTAATGGGGTTTCTATTAATTCTTTGAAAATTAAGAAAATTAACCAATCTACCGAAATTAGAATCGTTGCTGTCGCTAATATTGCAGTTTGGCATGGATATGATAGAGTCTTGTATGGCCTGCATGAATACTACAAAAATAGTTTGAAAAATAATATTGATACAAAGGTATTTTTTGATGTTATAGGAGAGGGAAGAGAAAAGGAAACTTTACAAACGTTATGCAAAAAATTAGATATTGAAGATTACGTTATATTTCATGGTTATAAAGTTGGGGAAGAATTAGATGCAATATTTGACAATTCTAATGTTGCGGTTAATCTACTGGGTATGCATAGAATTGGTAAGGTGAAAAATGTTTCTAGCTTAAAAGAAAAAGAATATTGTGCTAAAGGAATACCTTTTATATGTTCAAGCACAAGAAGTTTAGGTGAAGTACAGAAATATATTTATGAGGTACCCTCTGATGAAAGCCCAGTTGATATTGAGGGAGTTTTAAATTTCTTAAATAATATTGGTGATATGGATCAAGTTATCAAAACACTTAGAGGGTATGCCCTAAATAACTTTGATTGGTCGATACAGAATAAAAAAATAATTGATGACTATAGCCAAAGTTAA